Proteins encoded within one genomic window of Gemmatimonadaceae bacterium:
- a CDS encoding polymer-forming cytoskeletal protein, whose translation MRALPMLVALAAVSLAAAPSVAQSTAAGGGTPAAPQQLDSRLRADIGRLGASLGLPHVPPADSFALGGRTIPAGATVNGDVAVANGPLEIDGRVNGDAIALRGDVVVRPGGVVTGDAVSVGGHVRLSGGTVNGEMRSLSDLAT comes from the coding sequence ATGCGGGCCCTCCCGATGCTCGTCGCGCTGGCCGCCGTCTCCCTGGCCGCCGCGCCCTCCGTGGCGCAGTCCACCGCGGCCGGCGGCGGAACGCCGGCCGCGCCGCAACAGTTGGATTCGCGCCTCCGCGCCGACATCGGGCGGCTCGGCGCCTCGCTCGGCCTGCCCCACGTGCCGCCCGCCGACAGCTTCGCCCTCGGCGGCCGCACCATTCCGGCCGGCGCCACCGTGAACGGCGACGTGGCCGTGGCCAACGGGCCGCTCGAGATCGACGGCCGCGTGAACGGCGACGCGATCGCGCTCCGCGGCGACGTCGTCGTGCGGCCGGGCGGCGTCGTCACCGGCGACGCGGTCTCCGTGGGCGGGCACGTCCGGCTGTCCGGCGGCACCGTGAACGGCGAGATGCGATCGCTCAGCGACCTCGCGACC
- a CDS encoding sigma-70 family RNA polymerase sigma factor: MPPALDLANLPDADVVALAQRGRDAAYRELIRRYERPVFSLVFRMVRDRELAEDLSQDTFIKVLQHIDRYRPEFKFSSWLFKIANNVAIDHLRRRQLDTVSMDGSPHAMTSDAVEATSFDVSSRDESALDRMEARELGSAIETAIAQLRPEYRACILLRHVEDKSYEEIAATLDLPLGTVKTYIHRARHELRGLLEHLKQ; the protein is encoded by the coding sequence ATGCCTCCAGCCCTCGACCTCGCCAACCTTCCGGACGCTGACGTCGTCGCGCTCGCCCAGCGAGGCCGCGACGCCGCGTACCGCGAGCTCATCCGCCGGTACGAGCGACCCGTGTTCTCGCTCGTGTTCCGGATGGTGCGCGACCGCGAACTCGCCGAGGACCTCTCCCAGGACACCTTCATCAAGGTGCTCCAACACATCGACCGCTACCGGCCGGAGTTCAAGTTCTCCAGCTGGCTGTTCAAGATCGCCAACAACGTCGCCATCGATCACCTCCGGCGGCGCCAGCTCGATACCGTCAGCATGGACGGCTCCCCCCACGCCATGACCAGCGATGCCGTGGAGGCCACCTCGTTCGACGTCTCGTCCAGAGACGAATCGGCCCTCGATCGCATGGAGGCCCGGGAACTCGGGTCGGCCATCGAGACCGCCATCGCCCAACTGCGCCCCGAGTACCGGGCGTGCATCCTGCTGCGCCACGTCGAGGACAAGTCCTACGAGGAGATCGCGGCCACCCTCGATCTCCCGCTGGGCACCGTCAAGACCTACATCCACCGGGCCCGCCACGAGCTGCGCGGGCTCCTCGAGCACCTCAAGCAGTGA
- a CDS encoding ubiquinone/menaquinone biosynthesis methyltransferase translates to MAVKDVEAAEARAAAAWGDEKRAYVQRIFSQIAPRYDLLNHLLSFNVDRRWRREAIAALDWTRRPAGRYLDVCAGTLDVGAQLARVPGFRGSVVGADFAEPMLRAGLGKAPPEVVHPVVADALGLPLAEGSMAGAIVAFGIRNLSDLDAGLREVLRVLEPGGRFVILEFSTPPSPLVRAGYHAYFHHVLPFIGGLVSGHRTAYRYLPASVANFPSGRALADRMTRAGFAGVHWRPLTLGVAALHVGVRA, encoded by the coding sequence ATGGCCGTGAAAGACGTGGAAGCCGCCGAGGCGCGGGCCGCCGCCGCATGGGGCGACGAGAAGCGCGCCTACGTGCAGCGCATCTTCTCGCAGATCGCGCCGCGCTACGACCTGTTGAACCATCTGCTGAGCTTCAACGTCGACCGCCGGTGGCGCCGGGAGGCGATCGCGGCGCTGGACTGGACCCGGCGGCCGGCCGGCCGCTATCTGGACGTCTGTGCGGGCACGCTCGACGTGGGGGCGCAGTTGGCGCGCGTGCCCGGGTTCCGGGGCTCGGTGGTGGGCGCCGACTTCGCCGAACCGATGCTGCGGGCCGGGTTGGGCAAGGCGCCGCCCGAGGTGGTGCACCCCGTGGTGGCCGACGCCCTCGGCCTGCCGCTGGCCGAGGGATCGATGGCGGGGGCGATCGTGGCCTTCGGCATCCGCAATCTGTCGGATCTCGATGCCGGGCTGCGCGAGGTGTTGCGGGTGCTGGAGCCCGGCGGGCGGTTCGTGATCCTGGAGTTCTCCACGCCGCCGTCGCCGCTGGTGCGGGCGGGCTACCACGCCTATTTCCACCACGTGCTGCCGTTCATCGGCGGGCTGGTGAGCGGGCACCGCACGGCCTATCGCTACCTGCCGGCCTCGGTGGCGAATTTCCCGTCGGGGCGGGCGCTGGCCGACCGGATGACGCGGGCGGGGTTTGCCGGCGTGCACTGGCGCCCGTTGACGCTCGGCGTCGCGGCCCTCCACGTGGGGGTGCGCGCATGA
- a CDS encoding menaquinone biosynthesis decarboxylase: MTLDTLSTFVEALDRAGELVRITQPVSVNLDLCEIADRAMKQPGGGPALLFERPILMNGAPSAYPVGINLFGSMRRMAMSLGVTDLDAIGARITALLEMKVPEGLVAKLSLLPRLLELSKFPPRTRAGGAPCQEVVWRGDEVDLDRLPLLKCWPEDGGAYITFPMVITRDPTRGIRNVGMYRVMQTGKATLAMHWQRHKVGAAHWREMAARGERMPVCIALGGDPPSMYSASAPLPPTVDEFLFAGFLRKDHVQLTRALTCDLEVPAEADFVIEGYIDPAEPLVTEGPFGDHTGFYSLADLYPQVHVTAITMRRAPIFPATIVGRPPMEDFYLGHATERIFLPLLKLTVPEIVDYHMPAEGIFHNLVFVSIDKQYPGQAQKVMNALWGQGLMSLAKVLVVVDKWVNVRDPREAWWVALNNLDPERDTRFTMGPVDVLDHSSRAFTYGSKMGLDGTRKLAEEGFTRDWPRVIAMDEATRQRVDAMWASLGLPWR, translated from the coding sequence GTGACTCTCGATACTCTCTCGACGTTCGTCGAGGCGCTGGACCGCGCCGGCGAGCTGGTGCGCATCACGCAGCCGGTGTCGGTGAACCTCGATCTGTGCGAGATCGCCGACCGCGCCATGAAGCAGCCGGGGGGTGGGCCGGCGCTGCTGTTCGAGCGGCCGATCCTCATGAACGGCGCGCCGTCGGCGTATCCGGTGGGGATCAACCTGTTCGGTTCGATGCGGCGCATGGCGATGTCGCTGGGCGTGACCGATCTCGACGCGATCGGCGCGCGCATCACCGCGCTGCTCGAGATGAAGGTGCCCGAGGGGCTGGTGGCCAAGCTGTCGCTGCTGCCGCGGCTGCTCGAGCTGTCCAAGTTCCCGCCGCGCACGCGCGCCGGCGGGGCGCCCTGCCAGGAGGTGGTGTGGCGCGGCGACGAGGTGGACCTCGACCGGCTGCCGCTGCTCAAGTGCTGGCCGGAGGACGGGGGCGCGTATATCACTTTTCCAATGGTGATCACGCGCGATCCCACGCGCGGCATCCGCAACGTGGGCATGTACCGCGTGATGCAGACGGGCAAGGCCACGCTCGCCATGCACTGGCAGCGCCACAAGGTGGGCGCGGCGCACTGGCGCGAGATGGCCGCGCGCGGCGAGCGGATGCCGGTGTGCATCGCGCTGGGGGGCGATCCGCCGTCCATGTATTCGGCCAGCGCGCCGTTGCCGCCCACGGTGGACGAGTTCCTGTTCGCGGGATTCCTGCGCAAGGATCACGTGCAGCTGACGCGGGCGCTCACCTGCGACCTCGAGGTGCCGGCCGAGGCCGACTTCGTGATCGAGGGGTACATCGACCCCGCCGAGCCGCTGGTGACCGAGGGGCCGTTCGGCGATCACACGGGGTTCTACTCCCTGGCCGACCTGTACCCGCAGGTGCACGTGACGGCGATCACGATGCGCCGGGCGCCGATCTTTCCGGCCACGATCGTGGGCCGGCCGCCGATGGAGGATTTCTATCTCGGGCACGCCACCGAGCGGATCTTCCTGCCGCTGCTCAAGCTGACGGTGCCGGAGATCGTGGATTACCACATGCCGGCCGAGGGAATCTTCCACAATCTGGTATTCGTGTCCATCGACAAGCAGTACCCGGGGCAGGCGCAGAAGGTGATGAACGCGCTCTGGGGCCAGGGGCTGATGTCGCTGGCCAAGGTGCTGGTGGTGGTGGACAAGTGGGTGAACGTGCGCGACCCGCGGGAGGCGTGGTGGGTGGCGCTCAACAACCTCGATCCCGAGCGCGACACGCGGTTCACGATGGGGCCGGTGGACGTGCTCGACCATTCGAGCCGCGCGTTCACGTACGGCTCGAAGATGGGGCTGGACGGCACGCGCAAGCTGGCCGAGGAGGGGTTCACGCGCGATTGGCCGCGGGTGATCGCGATGGACGAGGCGACGCGGCAGCGGGTGGACGCGATGTGGGCGTCGCTGGGGTTGCCGTGGCGATGA
- a CDS encoding UbiA-like polyprenyltransferase, which produces MSAREGQTFAHRGSRFIAYVNLVKLPHTVFALPFALVGVILASYRRPIHLAQVAWVVVAFTAARFAAMAFNRIADRDIDARNPRTAMREIPRGVLSVAEAWGSVIVASALFGFAASRLNELCFALSPAALLWVFFYSHTKRFTRWAHLVLGAGTAIAPVGGYLAVTGAWSRPWWMLVALAAAVMTWVGGFDVFYSLADMDFDRANALYSLPAKVGARRAIAIAHVLHAITVAALVAVGVATHLGVFYWLGVALAGAILAYEHSIVRPGDLSKLDAAFFSMNGMLSLAFFFFVLAERVRPMLMLGLHTGR; this is translated from the coding sequence ATGAGCGCGCGCGAGGGCCAGACGTTCGCCCACCGCGGCTCGCGGTTCATCGCGTACGTGAATCTGGTGAAGCTGCCGCACACGGTGTTCGCGCTGCCGTTCGCGCTGGTGGGGGTGATCCTGGCGTCGTACCGGCGCCCGATTCACCTGGCGCAGGTGGCGTGGGTGGTGGTGGCGTTCACGGCCGCGCGGTTCGCGGCGATGGCATTCAATCGCATCGCCGACCGCGACATCGACGCCCGCAACCCGCGCACGGCGATGCGGGAGATCCCGCGCGGCGTGCTGTCGGTGGCCGAGGCGTGGGGGTCGGTGATCGTGGCGTCGGCGCTGTTCGGCTTCGCGGCGTCGCGGTTGAACGAGCTCTGCTTCGCGCTCTCGCCGGCGGCGCTGCTCTGGGTGTTCTTCTACAGCCACACCAAGCGATTCACGCGGTGGGCGCATCTCGTGCTGGGCGCCGGCACGGCCATCGCGCCGGTGGGCGGGTACCTGGCGGTGACGGGGGCGTGGAGCCGGCCGTGGTGGATGCTGGTGGCGTTGGCGGCCGCGGTGATGACGTGGGTGGGCGGGTTCGACGTGTTCTATTCCCTGGCCGACATGGATTTCGATCGCGCCAACGCGCTCTACTCGCTGCCGGCCAAGGTGGGCGCGCGGCGCGCGATCGCGATCGCGCACGTGCTGCACGCGATCACGGTGGCGGCGCTCGTGGCGGTGGGCGTGGCCACGCATCTGGGCGTGTTCTACTGGCTGGGGGTGGCCCTGGCCGGCGCGATCCTGGCGTACGAACATTCGATCGTGCGGCCGGGGGATCTCTCGAAGCTCGATGCGGCGTTCTTCTCGATGAACGGCATGCTCAGTCTGGCGTTCTTCTTCTTCGTCCTCGCCGAGCGCGTGCGGCCGATGCTCATGCTCGGCCTGCACACGGGGCGCTAG
- a CDS encoding flavin prenyltransferase UbiX, whose translation MAASPPIVFAITGASGAPYAVRLLEQLVAARRPVQLIVSSHGLRLLRTETDLASVADLRSAVGARAWDRLVTAFDDADRGAAPASGSALNAGMVICPCSMGTLSAVSVGASRSLVERAADVALKERRPLILVTRETPLSAIHLENMLRLTRAGAVVMPAAPGFYHRPSRVEDLVDFIVARVLDHLGVAHELAARWQGEKPGRGARR comes from the coding sequence ATGGCCGCCTCGCCCCCGATCGTCTTCGCGATCACCGGCGCCTCGGGGGCGCCGTACGCGGTGCGGCTGCTGGAGCAGCTCGTGGCGGCGCGGCGGCCGGTGCAGCTCATCGTGTCGAGCCACGGGCTGCGGCTGCTGCGCACGGAGACCGATCTGGCGAGCGTGGCCGACCTGCGCTCCGCGGTGGGCGCCCGGGCGTGGGACCGGCTGGTGACGGCGTTCGACGACGCCGACCGGGGGGCGGCGCCGGCGTCGGGGTCGGCGCTCAACGCCGGCATGGTGATCTGCCCGTGCTCGATGGGCACGTTGTCGGCGGTGAGCGTGGGGGCGTCGCGATCGCTGGTCGAGCGCGCCGCCGACGTGGCGCTCAAGGAGCGGCGGCCGCTGATCCTGGTGACGCGCGAGACGCCGCTGAGCGCGATCCATCTGGAGAACATGCTGCGGCTCACGCGCGCCGGGGCGGTGGTGATGCCGGCGGCCCCCGGGTTCTACCACCGGCCGTCGCGGGTGGAGGATCTGGTGGACTTCATCGTCGCCCGCGTGCTCGACCACCTGGGGGTGGCGCACGAGTTGGCGGCACGCTGGCAGGGCGAGAAGCCGGGGCGGGGCGCGCGCCGGTGA
- a CDS encoding metallophosphoesterase family protein, with translation MSARVHLVGLIADTHGVVRPGVFAALAGVELILHAGDVGDGVLEELETIAPVRAVYGNTDVPGDPRLAEALDETIGGVRVHVSHGHELGSPTPPALLARYAADVIVYGHTHRPLLVRADGRWVVNPGAAGPRRFDIAPSVARMRLSGHDVSITHVPLVP, from the coding sequence GTGAGCGCGCGCGTACACCTGGTGGGGCTGATCGCCGACACGCACGGCGTGGTGCGGCCGGGCGTGTTCGCGGCGCTGGCCGGCGTGGAGTTGATCCTGCACGCCGGGGACGTCGGCGACGGCGTGCTCGAGGAGCTGGAGACGATCGCCCCCGTGCGCGCCGTATATGGAAACACGGATGTGCCCGGCGATCCACGGCTGGCCGAGGCGCTGGACGAGACGATCGGCGGCGTGCGGGTGCACGTGAGCCACGGCCACGAACTGGGGAGTCCGACGCCGCCGGCGCTGCTGGCGCGCTACGCGGCCGACGTGATCGTGTACGGACACACGCACCGCCCGCTGCTCGTGAGAGCAGACGGGCGGTGGGTGGTGAATCCAGGGGCGGCTGGGCCGCGGCGGTTCGACATCGCGCCGAGCGTCGCCCGCATGCGCCTCTCAGGTCACGACGTCTCCATCACACACGTACCCCTCGTTCCCTGA